The following coding sequences are from one Salvia hispanica cultivar TCC Black 2014 chromosome 3, UniMelb_Shisp_WGS_1.0, whole genome shotgun sequence window:
- the LOC125209631 gene encoding 2-methylpropanoate--CoA ligase CCL4-like encodes MGLNRPSPVDNSGSDPSSVDNSTNHESPFLDNYDTVLEKGDPNFDWVQPETEFDPLTLNYTSGTTSAPKGVVHSHRGTFLVTIDSLISWSVPKEPVYLWTLPMFHANGWSYTWGMAAAGGTNVCLRKFDAAAIYAAIHTYHVTHMCGAPVVLNLLTNGNPKPLEKPVEIMTAGAPPPAAVLFRTESLGFVVSHGYGLTETGGLVVFCTWKKKWNMFPAVERAKLKARQGVRTPAMAEIDVIDAETGKSVERDGKTLGEVVLCGGCVMLGYLKDAEGTAKALKDGWFFTGDVGVMHPDGYIEIKDRSKDVIISGGENLSSVEVESVLYGHPAVNEAAVVARPDEFWGETPCAFVSLKEGVKEKPTEKDVIEYCRERMPRYMVPKTVVFEAELPKTSTGKIQKFVLREAAKAMGSANLSKL; translated from the exons ATGGGCTTGAATCGACCCAGCCCAGTTGACAACTCTGGTTCAGACCCAAGCTCAGTTGACAACTCTA CAAATCATGAGAGCCCTTTTCTGGATAATTACGACACCGTTTTGGAGAAAGGCGATCCTAATTTCGATTGGGTTCAGCCGGAGACTGAATTCGATCCGTTGACTCTGAATTACACCTCCGGCACCACCTCGGCTCCCAAAGGCGTCGTCCACAGCCACCGCGGCACTTTCCTTGTGACGATCGATTCGTTGATTTCGTGGTCGGTGCCGAAGGAGCCGGTTTATTTATGGACGCTGCCGATGTTCCACGCCAACGGGTGGAGCTACACCTGGGGGATGGCCGCGGCCGGCGGCACCAATGTCTGCCTCCGGAAATTCGACGCCGCCGCGATCTACGCTGCGATCCACACGTATCACGTGACGCACATGTGCGGCGCGCCGGTGGTGCTCAACTTGCTCACTAACGGCAATCCGAAGCCGCTGGAGAAGCCGGTGGAGATCATGACCGCCGGAGCGCCGCCTCCGGCGGCTGTGCTCTTCCGGACGGAGTCGCTGGGGTTCGTCGTGAGCCACGGGTACGGCCTGACGGAGACCGGAGGGCTGGTGGTGTTCTGCACGtggaagaaaaagtggaaCATGTTTCCGGCGGTGGAGAGGGCGAAGCTGAAGGCGCGACAAGGCGTGAGAACTCCCGCGATGGCAGAGATCGACGTGATCGATGCTGAAACAGGGAAAAGCGTGGAGCGCGATGGGAAAACTCTAGGTGAGGTGGTTCTCTGCGGCGGCTGCGTGATGTTAGGCTATTTGAAAGACGCGGAGGGGACCGCCAAGGCGTTGAAAGACGGGTGGTTTTTCACCGGCGATGTCGGAGTGATGCACCCCGACGGCTATATAGAGATCAAGGACCGGTCCAAGGATGTGATCATCAGTGGAGGGGAGAATCTGAGCAGCGTGGAGGTGGAATCGGTTTTGTACGGGCATCCGGCGGTGAAtgaggcggcggtggtggcgaGGCCGGATGAATTCTGGGGAGAGACGCCGTGTGCGTTCGTGAGCTTGAAGGAAGGGGTGAAGGAGAAACCGACGGAGAAAGATGTGATTGAGTATTGCAGGGAGAGGATGCCGCGGTATATGGTGCCTAAAACGGTGGTGTTCGAGGCGGAGCTGCCCAAAACCTCCACCGGAAAAATACAAAAGTTTGTGCTCAGAGAGGCGGCGAAGGCGATGGGATCGGCAAACCTCAGCAAGCTCTAG